In a single window of the Pseudomonas sp. B21-015 genome:
- the sbnA gene encoding 2,3-diaminopropionate biosynthesis protein SbnA has product MLANTSLDLIMRDVFLELPEFVPGCRTVLKLEGHHITGSIKIKPAIALIEAAEARGLATPGLTTFIESSSGNLGVAMSCVCASKGYGFICVTDPMVTQANLKAIHAYGGRTIVVDRRDANGGFVGTRIETIRQICAEDPNCVWLNQYSNPANAQAHREQTAQEILRSFPAPEWLFIGVGTSGTFMGCAEVFKLESPSTQLVAVDPVGSVSFDRAPGKRLIPGIGASQKPQLLDASQADFVVSVTERDTIATCRDVARRYGILLGGSSGSTLAAIATLSPQMTRGDTLVVIAPDLGEKYLDTIYDDAWVARHFSSENRAVEMSS; this is encoded by the coding sequence ATGTTAGCCAACACTTCGCTCGATCTGATTATGCGTGATGTTTTTCTGGAACTGCCCGAGTTTGTGCCTGGCTGTCGCACCGTACTGAAACTCGAAGGGCACCATATAACGGGATCAATCAAAATCAAGCCGGCCATTGCCTTGATCGAGGCTGCTGAAGCGCGCGGCCTGGCCACGCCAGGCCTGACCACCTTTATCGAGTCCTCTTCCGGCAACCTCGGCGTGGCGATGAGTTGTGTGTGCGCAAGTAAGGGCTACGGCTTCATTTGCGTCACTGACCCCATGGTGACGCAGGCCAATCTCAAGGCCATCCATGCATATGGCGGGCGTACTATTGTTGTCGACCGGCGTGATGCCAATGGTGGCTTTGTCGGCACGCGCATTGAGACCATTCGCCAGATCTGTGCCGAGGACCCCAATTGCGTCTGGCTCAATCAATACTCCAACCCCGCGAACGCACAGGCCCATCGGGAGCAGACCGCTCAGGAAATACTGCGATCCTTTCCCGCGCCTGAATGGTTGTTCATCGGGGTCGGGACTTCCGGTACGTTCATGGGGTGTGCCGAGGTGTTCAAGCTGGAGTCGCCTTCCACGCAGCTGGTTGCTGTCGATCCGGTCGGATCCGTGAGTTTCGACAGAGCGCCTGGGAAACGACTCATCCCGGGGATAGGCGCCAGCCAGAAACCACAATTGCTGGATGCGTCGCAAGCCGACTTCGTAGTATCGGTGACCGAGCGCGATACCATCGCCACCTGTCGCGATGTGGCCCGTCGTTACGGCATCCTGCTCGGCGGCTCATCAGGGTCGACCTTGGCAGCCATTGCGACGCTTTCGCCGCAAATGACCCGTGGTGACACCCTGGTGGTCATTGCCCCTGATCTGGGCGAGAAGTACCTCGATACCATTTATGATGACGCGTGGGTCGCTCGACATTTCTCCAGTGAAAACCGTGCAGTGGAAATGTCTTCATGA
- the sbnB gene encoding 2,3-diaminopropionate biosynthesis protein SbnB, with protein MSTGTSFVIVGGAAIEGILSGQHRQVMDVIALAYRLHGQGDSINPDSYFLRFPQKPDARIIALPVYLGGEVNTAGLKWIASFPGNIQQNLQRASAVLILNDFATGYPRAVLESSLISAHRTAASAALGAGALSGGCRNVRKIGIIGAGVIARQTLDYLFADGWSAEEIAVHDLRSEDARRLAGWINQKDRGEARVVGDSRASCEDAQLIVLATTAASPHLVDPDLFAHAPTVLNISLRDIDPGLILDAQNVLDDVDHCLKSYTSPHLAEIKTGSRAFVAGTLHEVLTHRLLPDPARARIFSPFGLGVLDIALGDFVLKAAQASGHAIEIDNFFASTARW; from the coding sequence ATGAGCACCGGGACTTCGTTTGTGATAGTCGGCGGTGCGGCCATCGAGGGCATTCTGTCGGGGCAGCATCGTCAGGTCATGGACGTGATAGCCCTGGCTTATCGACTTCATGGTCAGGGCGACTCGATAAACCCCGACAGCTACTTCCTGCGTTTTCCACAAAAACCCGATGCACGGATCATTGCATTGCCGGTGTATCTGGGGGGGGAGGTGAACACTGCAGGATTGAAGTGGATCGCCAGCTTTCCAGGGAACATTCAGCAGAACCTGCAACGCGCCTCAGCGGTGCTGATTCTCAATGATTTTGCCACCGGATACCCCAGGGCCGTCCTGGAGTCCTCGTTGATCAGTGCGCACCGTACTGCCGCTTCCGCGGCGTTGGGGGCCGGAGCGTTATCGGGTGGTTGCCGCAATGTGCGCAAGATCGGCATCATCGGGGCGGGGGTGATAGCCCGGCAAACGTTGGATTACCTGTTCGCCGATGGCTGGTCGGCCGAGGAAATCGCGGTCCATGACCTGAGGTCGGAGGATGCCCGGCGCCTTGCCGGATGGATCAATCAAAAGGACAGGGGCGAGGCCCGAGTCGTGGGCGATTCACGTGCCAGCTGTGAGGACGCGCAACTGATCGTGCTGGCGACGACGGCCGCGTCCCCCCACCTGGTCGACCCCGATCTGTTCGCCCATGCACCGACGGTTCTGAACATCTCTCTGCGTGACATAGATCCGGGCCTGATACTCGACGCGCAAAATGTGCTCGACGATGTTGACCACTGTTTGAAATCGTACACATCCCCCCACTTGGCGGAAATAAAGACCGGCAGCCGGGCGTTTGTCGCCGGTACTTTGCACGAGGTGCTTACGCACCGTCTGTTACCGGATCCTGCCCGCGCGCGCATATTTTCACCTTTTGGCCTGGGGGTGCTGGACATCGCGCTGGGTGATTTTGTCCTTAAGGCGGCACAAGCCAGCGGGCATGCGATTGAAATCGATAACTTTTTTGCCAGCACGGCACGATGGTGA
- a CDS encoding threonine/serine dehydratase — MTADSLETIDSRWTSSLDLAAVHKAARRLEGMIVRTPVLESEALNRAAGARVLVKAESLQSGGSFKFRGALNALLAHAQRPQEVVAYSSGNHAIGVVMACRLLSIPVTVVMPHDAPSIKLEKVREAGGRVVFYHRDRDDRNAIAEQICATRGALLIPSFDDVEVIAGQGTVALELIEAAHNKGYTLDHIFVPCGGGGLVAGSCIAASQAQQPCSIIAVEPQGYDRVGRARRVESPERNISTCGSICDALLTAMPSRLLLSLSEFSTLGTSCVDDDQVAYAVRFAYEEMGLMLEPSGAIALASVLDGTSKVEGSFFGVICSGANVDQEVHARCVARARFV; from the coding sequence ATGACAGCTGATAGCTTAGAAACAATTGATTCCCGCTGGACATCCTCGCTTGACCTTGCTGCGGTTCATAAAGCGGCGCGGCGTCTGGAGGGGATGATCGTTCGTACTCCAGTACTGGAGTCGGAAGCGCTTAACCGAGCCGCTGGCGCCAGGGTTCTGGTCAAGGCAGAGTCATTGCAGAGCGGCGGGTCATTTAAGTTTCGCGGTGCGCTCAATGCATTGTTGGCACATGCACAGCGTCCTCAAGAAGTGGTTGCCTATTCTTCTGGCAATCACGCCATCGGAGTAGTGATGGCATGTAGGCTCCTGTCGATTCCCGTGACAGTGGTCATGCCACACGACGCCCCTTCTATCAAACTCGAAAAAGTTCGTGAGGCTGGCGGTAGAGTCGTGTTCTATCACCGAGACCGAGATGATAGAAATGCTATTGCCGAGCAAATCTGTGCGACGCGTGGGGCTTTGTTGATTCCCTCCTTCGATGATGTCGAGGTCATTGCGGGACAGGGCACCGTTGCCTTGGAATTGATCGAGGCAGCGCATAATAAAGGGTACACGCTAGACCATATTTTTGTGCCCTGCGGTGGAGGTGGGCTGGTTGCGGGCAGCTGCATTGCGGCCAGTCAGGCACAGCAGCCATGCTCAATCATTGCGGTTGAACCTCAGGGCTATGATCGTGTGGGGCGCGCCCGTCGCGTCGAGTCCCCAGAAAGGAATATCAGCACATGTGGGTCAATTTGTGACGCATTGTTGACGGCAATGCCTAGCAGACTGCTTTTGAGTTTGTCGGAGTTCAGCACATTGGGTACTTCGTGTGTTGATGACGATCAGGTGGCTTATGCGGTGCGTTTCGCTTATGAAGAAATGGGCTTGATGCTTGAGCCTTCTGGTGCAATCGCTCTAGCGTCGGTGCTTGATGGAACTTCCAAAGTAGAAGGAAGTTTTTTTGGTGTCATTTGCTCAGGCGCAAATGTTGACCAGGAAGTTCACGCGCGTTGTGTGGCTCGTGCGCGATTCGTCTGA
- a CDS encoding GNAT family N-acetyltransferase — protein MENRELIAIEAAEFEYLQFRVRSLLDIAGNPFGAKTENEGRVNSFSVEASASPMLNRIYGDLVSSADEVSALIVRYKKLLALPVVGLLRKTQKTILVDGQSLDLLKGWTHVQLGCGIDQVKVSTSSFLVEEVTHETLDLFLKLHAEGFCTNLSDRNVNKSIFSALLMEGRARLYLIKVEGRAAAGSVLWLASNGVGYLGTAVTAKPFRGIGCHQALISHRITKAREYGCNYIAATALPTSKSRKNLEKQGLMMSHWQSLYR, from the coding sequence ATGGAAAATCGAGAGCTAATTGCTATTGAAGCAGCCGAATTCGAATATCTGCAATTCAGGGTAAGGAGCTTGCTCGACATAGCGGGTAACCCCTTCGGCGCCAAAACTGAAAATGAAGGGAGGGTCAATAGCTTTTCTGTTGAGGCGAGTGCAAGTCCTATGTTGAACCGCATTTATGGGGATTTAGTTTCAAGTGCTGATGAAGTCAGTGCGTTAATAGTAAGATACAAGAAGCTCCTGGCGTTGCCAGTGGTCGGGCTGTTACGCAAAACACAAAAAACTATTTTGGTGGATGGGCAGTCATTAGATTTGTTAAAGGGGTGGACGCATGTCCAGCTAGGATGTGGTATTGATCAAGTAAAAGTATCAACTTCTTCTTTTTTGGTGGAAGAGGTTACCCACGAAACATTGGATTTATTTTTGAAGCTTCATGCCGAAGGGTTTTGCACGAACTTATCGGACCGAAATGTAAATAAATCAATATTTAGTGCTTTATTGATGGAGGGTCGTGCGCGCCTCTACTTGATTAAAGTTGAGGGTAGGGCTGCTGCTGGTTCTGTGCTATGGCTTGCTAGCAACGGTGTAGGATACCTAGGTACTGCGGTTACAGCTAAACCTTTCCGCGGCATAGGCTGCCATCAAGCCTTGATTTCACACCGTATAACAAAGGCAAGGGAGTATGGCTGCAACTATATCGCAGCAACGGCCTTGCCTACCTCAAAGAGTAGAAAAAATCTTGAGAAACAGGGGCTTATGATGAGTCATTGGCAGTCGCTTTATAGGTAG
- a CDS encoding tyrosine-type recombinase/integrase: MRPRKAETRNLPPRMYQWTRKRKSGKDWIAYYYLDLTGKAIPLGKDLDKARIKWAELEAKEKPLDLRTMKGIFDRYIRDIVSKKAPRTQKDNLSEIKQLRPMFDSAPIDSITPATIAGYRDARTAKVRANREIATLSHVFNIAREWGLTTKENPCQGVRKNKETPRDYYANDVVWDAVYKKAAQELKDAMDLAYLTGQRPADVLVMRKDDIEGEYLGVQQNKTHKKLRIQMTADGKANSLGLLIAKMAERNAQHICSYLIVSARGKRMTAKMLRDQWDKAREKAKKEADELGDTLLAEKIGSFQFRDIRPKAASEIIDVADASLLLGHTKGDITERVYRRIGAIAKPSK; encoded by the coding sequence ATGCGACCCCGCAAGGCCGAAACACGCAACTTACCGCCCCGGATGTATCAGTGGACGCGGAAACGGAAAAGCGGAAAGGACTGGATTGCCTATTACTACCTGGACCTGACCGGTAAGGCGATCCCGCTGGGCAAAGACTTGGACAAGGCCAGGATCAAATGGGCAGAACTTGAAGCCAAGGAAAAGCCGCTCGACCTGCGCACAATGAAGGGCATCTTCGACCGGTACATCCGCGACATTGTCTCCAAAAAAGCACCGCGCACTCAGAAGGACAACCTGTCAGAGATCAAGCAGCTCCGACCGATGTTCGACAGCGCCCCCATCGACTCGATCACCCCGGCCACGATTGCCGGTTACCGGGATGCACGGACAGCGAAGGTGCGGGCGAACCGTGAGATCGCCACCCTCTCCCACGTCTTCAATATCGCCCGGGAATGGGGGCTGACGACCAAGGAGAACCCCTGCCAGGGCGTGCGCAAAAACAAGGAAACGCCCAGGGACTATTACGCGAATGATGTGGTTTGGGATGCTGTTTACAAGAAGGCAGCTCAAGAGCTGAAAGACGCAATGGACCTGGCTTACCTGACCGGGCAACGGCCCGCGGATGTCCTGGTCATGCGGAAGGATGATATCGAAGGGGAATACTTGGGGGTGCAGCAGAACAAGACGCACAAAAAGCTTCGAATTCAAATGACGGCCGATGGCAAGGCAAACAGCCTGGGCCTGCTGATCGCAAAAATGGCCGAGCGCAATGCTCAGCACATTTGCAGCTATCTGATCGTGAGCGCGCGTGGTAAGCGCATGACCGCGAAGATGCTTCGCGATCAGTGGGACAAGGCTCGGGAAAAGGCCAAGAAGGAGGCGGACGAGCTCGGCGACACTCTGCTGGCCGAGAAAATCGGTAGCTTCCAGTTCCGTGACATCAGGCCAAAAGCTGCGTCAGAAATCATCGACGTCGCCGACGCGAGTCTGCTCCTAGGGCACACCAAAGGCGACATCACGGAGCGCGTTTACCGACGCATTGGCGCCATTGCGAAGCCGTCAAAATAG
- a CDS encoding DUF4224 domain-containing protein, which produces METEILSDEELADLTGYKARAYQRRWLIDRHWVFVESRGKRPLVGRMYARMKLGMVSPTIADPNPPPATPAWTPDFSRVN; this is translated from the coding sequence ATGGAAACTGAAATTCTCTCAGACGAAGAACTGGCAGATCTCACCGGCTACAAGGCCAGGGCCTACCAGCGGCGCTGGCTGATTGATCGTCATTGGGTGTTCGTCGAAAGCCGCGGCAAGCGTCCACTGGTTGGACGGATGTACGCCCGCATGAAGCTGGGGATGGTCTCCCCGACCATCGCTGACCCAAACCCTCCCCCGGCGACTCCGGCATGGACGCCCGACTTCTCTCGAGTGAACTGA
- a CDS encoding DUF4128 domain-containing protein: MSHNLIASIYEAKLINWAKALPVPLKVVVENEAYTPVDGATYLKAFTLPGDTASNTLGGDHKLYTGVFQVSVVTPSGKYRGAAGALADQIAALFPLYERNTKGALTVVTMTPVDPGPGIPDDTTFTVPVSFMYRADTGL; encoded by the coding sequence ATGAGCCATAACCTCATTGCCTCGATCTACGAGGCCAAGCTGATCAATTGGGCGAAGGCGTTGCCAGTACCGCTGAAGGTTGTCGTCGAAAACGAGGCTTACACGCCGGTGGACGGCGCCACCTACCTGAAGGCGTTCACGCTGCCGGGCGACACCGCAAGCAACACGCTCGGCGGTGACCACAAGCTGTACACCGGTGTATTTCAGGTCAGCGTCGTGACGCCCTCGGGTAAGTATCGCGGTGCGGCCGGTGCACTGGCTGACCAGATCGCCGCGTTGTTCCCGCTGTACGAACGGAACACGAAGGGCGCACTGACCGTCGTGACCATGACGCCAGTTGACCCTGGCCCAGGCATTCCCGACGACACAACTTTTACTGTACCCGTGTCGTTCATGTACCGCGCGGACACGGGTCTATAG
- a CDS encoding DUF2625 domain-containing protein has protein sequence MKSLEDLIDSRDPALPLIEKMLVEATLNYQLLPPSTENGRVLSGLQVTTRSTLGAIAYGTGGLLIDHGWLRVLGSGHPQLPRNLVDWNDGRADAYLLVADDAAGGFFSINGGGLGDDVGAMYYWAPDTLRWEQLDIGYTDFLGWALSDRLAIFYDGLRWDGWRSDLQALKADQCFSFFPFLWTQEGSIEESRRTMIDVGEQFEMNVELARKLDNGSAQPV, from the coding sequence ATGAAAAGTTTGGAAGATTTGATAGATAGCCGCGACCCCGCGCTGCCTCTCATTGAAAAAATGCTGGTAGAAGCCACCCTAAACTATCAGTTACTACCCCCGTCCACCGAGAACGGCCGAGTTCTTTCTGGCCTTCAGGTTACGACCAGATCGACTTTGGGTGCGATCGCCTACGGGACTGGTGGTCTGCTTATCGACCATGGCTGGTTACGCGTGCTCGGCTCCGGGCATCCTCAGCTGCCACGAAACCTTGTTGATTGGAACGACGGCCGAGCTGATGCTTATCTGCTGGTCGCGGACGATGCTGCTGGAGGGTTCTTTTCCATCAACGGCGGCGGTTTGGGCGATGATGTAGGAGCGATGTACTACTGGGCGCCCGACACGCTGCGCTGGGAGCAGTTGGACATTGGCTATACCGACTTTCTTGGCTGGGCCTTGAGCGATCGGCTCGCAATCTTTTACGACGGCCTGCGCTGGGATGGCTGGCGTAGCGACTTGCAGGCACTGAAAGCCGATCAGTGTTTTTCATTCTTTCCGTTTCTCTGGACTCAGGAAGGCTCAATCGAGGAAAGCCGCCGCACGATGATCGATGTTGGCGAACAGTTCGAGATGAATGTCGAACTAGCTCGCAAACTCGACAATGGATCTGCACAACCAGTCTGA
- a CDS encoding phage tail protein, producing MAGIQMPNGATFEIASAYGTAIPFTALTNANPAVATAAAHGLAEGDIIAVNSGWTRLDGRAVQVGVIASGTFALGSIDTTNVQQYPAGSGIGSVREVTSFTEISQITELASSGGDQQFLTYGFLADDDDRQMPTTKNPITLNITVADDPSKPYVDVCEAADDDKQVRVLRLNLPGGSSIIYNGYVSITSTPTMSPIAQLRNVVGRMRIR from the coding sequence ATGGCCGGCATTCAAATGCCCAACGGCGCAACTTTCGAAATTGCTTCCGCCTACGGCACTGCAATCCCATTTACTGCGCTGACTAATGCGAACCCGGCGGTGGCCACGGCCGCCGCGCATGGCTTGGCCGAGGGCGACATTATTGCGGTGAACTCGGGCTGGACGCGATTGGACGGCCGAGCTGTTCAGGTCGGTGTAATCGCCAGCGGCACCTTTGCGCTGGGCAGCATCGACACCACCAACGTTCAGCAGTATCCGGCCGGCTCTGGTATTGGTTCTGTGCGCGAAGTCACGTCGTTTACCGAAATCTCGCAGATCACCGAACTGGCGTCCAGTGGTGGTGATCAACAGTTCCTGACCTACGGCTTTCTGGCTGACGATGACGATCGCCAGATGCCGACCACCAAGAACCCGATCACGCTGAACATAACGGTGGCGGACGATCCTTCCAAGCCTTATGTCGATGTCTGCGAGGCTGCTGACGATGACAAGCAGGTGCGAGTGCTTCGTCTCAACCTGCCAGGCGGTAGCAGCATCATCTACAACGGCTACGTGTCGATCACATCGACCCCGACCATGTCGCCCATCGCTCAGCTACGCAACGTAGTGGGGCGAATGCGGATTCGATGA
- a CDS encoding HNH endonuclease, giving the protein MSSAYAFDLKLVCGGYGYFSTLTLGSAPDSSGLEIRKPSLVNSDVFSGALEELGRSYIVVDNEKSYYDWTCIQGWAIADEKFVRRHMAHWIKKRKCLISPYGSFTDIELASASIQKRSFRGKFKQRILDRDGNQCVNCPETDGLTLQNVRPYSQGGETSFRNLVTLCERCNQDMGAETYRELYDLAGLRYSYEPSLLRDSEVNERAILRAAQFSRNIMHTRCELY; this is encoded by the coding sequence TTGAGCTCTGCATATGCCTTTGACCTGAAATTAGTCTGTGGCGGCTATGGTTATTTTTCAACGTTAACACTAGGTAGCGCACCGGATTCTAGCGGTCTTGAGATTCGCAAGCCTTCATTGGTAAACAGTGACGTGTTTTCTGGAGCTCTAGAGGAATTAGGGAGAAGTTACATTGTGGTTGATAACGAAAAAAGCTACTACGACTGGACTTGTATTCAGGGGTGGGCGATTGCAGATGAAAAATTTGTAAGGCGACACATGGCTCACTGGATAAAAAAGCGAAAGTGCCTGATCTCTCCTTACGGGTCTTTTACAGATATTGAGCTGGCATCGGCATCTATTCAGAAAAGGAGTTTTCGAGGGAAGTTCAAACAAAGAATCTTAGATAGAGATGGAAATCAGTGTGTGAACTGCCCAGAAACCGACGGGCTAACTTTGCAGAATGTAAGGCCATATTCCCAGGGTGGGGAGACCAGCTTTAGAAATTTAGTAACGTTGTGTGAACGTTGCAATCAGGATATGGGGGCTGAAACTTATAGGGAGCTATACGATCTTGCAGGCCTACGTTACTCGTATGAACCTTCCTTGCTGAGAGACTCTGAGGTGAATGAGCGAGCAATCCTTCGAGCAGCTCAGTTTTCTAGAAATATTATGCATACCCGATGTGAGCTTTACTGA
- a CDS encoding KAP family NTPase — protein sequence METNDHLARQDRAIEKAEADALDRGPFIASLIKALVHTERSTEGEITRCATGFVIGLTGEWGLGKSSILNLLSAELKQLDSVVVATLNPWLFKGRDELVQAYFSSLREALGRSTSEKAREVQLQLERYKASIEFTGTTVAAVIDAFGSGGAATTFWEKCAIKGLKALIKPKDLSANQERKALEAKLAKANVPVVVLIDELDRVEDDEVRAVAQLVKAVGDIRGISYLVAYDPDRVAQALGRGSDLAERRRTGESYLEKIIQFPISLRPLFADDVKALLANSLRINNVKLPDAIEPYQEEILRQLIRAARTPREIKRLVGAFAVLEEIIRGEICPYDVLGYSWLLTKAPAVRDLIINNLEAVIDDPSDHELLERSVSRQNNKDKELSVTDILGPSADAYREILQVLFPRFSNETKESNGKRIAKRRNLIRLLYLGNPPGMMARAEIEKIWSIGNFDQMEIVLLHLQQSEQFLALFDRLGDLLPELSHDGDRVFWVALARTLVRQQDWIRSEETLGFLVDDAGTILWQHAKSAAEGTIRVKATVEALIADGDLLIVPWLLRKHLYAHNLTQHSRPNGGEVIYSKNETSKLLERELPRYRCAVMDGTALRRLPDMEAVYCIANSKRWDEELRSSLTAQLDNMDAVATFAALTVRPGYISNRSSMNEMIDADAVLEVVDRLVAEIGLPDDLWLAASVRRLQATLRGLDPSYVGYPNSPTEEL from the coding sequence ATGGAAACCAATGATCACTTGGCGCGCCAAGATCGGGCCATCGAAAAAGCTGAAGCTGATGCATTGGATCGTGGCCCGTTCATCGCCAGCCTTATCAAAGCGCTAGTTCACACCGAACGAAGCACTGAGGGAGAAATCACCCGCTGTGCAACAGGTTTTGTCATAGGCCTGACCGGTGAATGGGGGCTCGGAAAATCGAGTATCCTTAACTTGCTGAGTGCAGAACTGAAGCAGCTGGATAGTGTTGTAGTGGCGACTTTGAACCCTTGGCTTTTCAAAGGGCGCGACGAGTTGGTGCAGGCATACTTCAGTAGCCTACGTGAAGCGCTCGGCCGTAGTACCAGCGAGAAAGCAAGAGAGGTACAGCTACAACTCGAGCGGTATAAGGCATCCATTGAGTTTACCGGTACTACGGTTGCTGCCGTCATTGACGCTTTTGGCAGTGGCGGCGCCGCTACTACTTTTTGGGAAAAATGCGCCATCAAGGGCCTTAAGGCATTAATCAAGCCAAAGGATCTATCGGCGAATCAGGAACGAAAAGCACTCGAAGCGAAGCTTGCTAAGGCGAACGTGCCGGTCGTTGTGTTAATAGACGAACTGGACCGAGTTGAGGATGACGAAGTTCGCGCAGTGGCCCAGCTTGTGAAAGCAGTAGGTGACATCAGAGGAATCTCCTATCTAGTGGCCTACGATCCAGATCGCGTGGCACAAGCGCTTGGAAGAGGTAGCGATCTGGCGGAGCGGCGGCGAACTGGAGAAAGCTACCTGGAAAAGATAATCCAATTTCCGATCTCGCTACGTCCGCTGTTCGCAGATGATGTCAAGGCGCTGCTAGCTAACTCGTTACGCATCAACAACGTTAAACTTCCAGACGCTATAGAGCCATACCAAGAGGAAATTCTTCGACAACTAATCCGAGCTGCGCGTACCCCACGTGAAATCAAGCGGCTGGTCGGTGCGTTCGCAGTGCTGGAAGAAATTATACGCGGCGAGATATGTCCCTACGATGTCCTGGGGTACAGCTGGCTTCTCACAAAAGCTCCTGCGGTACGTGATCTTATCATCAATAATCTTGAAGCCGTAATTGATGATCCCAGCGATCATGAACTCTTGGAAAGAAGTGTCTCACGCCAAAATAACAAAGATAAAGAACTCTCTGTTACTGACATACTTGGCCCTAGCGCAGATGCCTATCGCGAGATTCTACAAGTGCTTTTCCCTAGGTTCAGCAACGAAACCAAAGAGTCCAACGGCAAAAGGATTGCTAAACGTCGAAACCTCATACGCTTGCTCTACCTAGGTAATCCACCGGGCATGATGGCTAGGGCTGAAATCGAAAAGATCTGGAGCATCGGTAACTTCGATCAGATGGAAATCGTCCTTTTGCATTTGCAACAAAGCGAGCAGTTTCTCGCGCTGTTTGATCGACTTGGCGACTTACTTCCAGAGCTTTCTCATGACGGCGATAGGGTCTTCTGGGTAGCTTTGGCCCGTACGCTTGTTCGGCAGCAAGACTGGATTAGGAGCGAAGAGACCCTTGGCTTTTTGGTGGATGATGCTGGGACTATCTTATGGCAGCACGCGAAATCAGCTGCTGAAGGCACGATACGTGTTAAAGCAACCGTTGAGGCTTTGATAGCGGATGGTGACCTTCTCATAGTGCCATGGCTTTTACGGAAGCATCTTTACGCCCATAATCTTACCCAGCATTCACGCCCGAATGGCGGCGAAGTAATCTACAGCAAAAACGAAACGTCAAAATTGTTGGAGCGAGAATTACCCCGTTATCGCTGTGCTGTGATGGATGGAACCGCACTGCGGCGACTTCCTGATATGGAAGCGGTTTATTGCATCGCCAATAGTAAACGATGGGATGAGGAACTTAGGAGCAGCCTTACGGCGCAACTGGACAACATGGACGCAGTCGCGACCTTCGCTGCCCTAACGGTTCGTCCAGGCTATATCAGTAATCGAAGCAGCATGAACGAGATGATTGATGCCGACGCAGTTTTAGAGGTCGTTGATAGATTGGTGGCAGAAATTGGGCTTCCGGACGATCTGTGGCTTGCAGCCTCAGTCAGGCGCCTTCAAGCCACATTGCGCGGTCTAGACCCTTCTTATGTTGGCTATCCCAACTCGCCCACTGAAGAACTGTGA
- a CDS encoding tyrosine-type recombinase/integrase — protein MKIIATYSHQPWNKGKLVGQKAPLRVRDIWAIRVRLQLAEKTRDLALFNLAIDSKLRACDFTKLRVRDIAHGEHVSSRAIVMQQKTQHPVQLEITEQTRTVQEAWMHQARLRSEDFLFPTRLHGSAHLSTRQYARIVKAWVTTIGLDPTMYGTHTLRRTKSSLIYRRTKNLRAVQLLLGHTKLESTVRYLGIEVDDALEMAEQTEV, from the coding sequence ATGAAGATCATTGCTACATATAGTCATCAGCCTTGGAACAAGGGAAAGCTAGTCGGACAGAAAGCCCCGCTCCGAGTCAGAGATATCTGGGCCATTCGGGTAAGACTCCAGCTCGCGGAGAAAACACGGGATCTGGCTCTCTTCAACTTGGCCATCGACAGCAAGCTGCGTGCCTGTGACTTCACCAAGCTGCGAGTCCGAGACATAGCCCATGGGGAACATGTGTCGTCACGGGCCATCGTGATGCAGCAGAAAACCCAGCACCCAGTGCAACTTGAAATCACAGAGCAAACCCGAACAGTTCAGGAGGCTTGGATGCATCAGGCCCGCCTCCGCAGCGAGGACTTCTTGTTTCCGACCCGGTTGCACGGCTCAGCCCATCTATCCACCAGGCAATACGCTCGAATAGTCAAAGCGTGGGTGACAACCATTGGTCTTGACCCAACCATGTACGGTACTCACACGCTCCGGCGAACCAAGTCATCGCTGATCTATCGCAGGACGAAGAACCTGAGAGCTGTGCAACTCCTGCTTGGTCATACGAAGCTTGAAAGCACTGTCAGATACCTGGGTATCGAGGTCGATGATGCCCTAGAAATGGCTGAACAGACGGAGGTGTAA